A DNA window from Trichosurus vulpecula isolate mTriVul1 chromosome 2, mTriVul1.pri, whole genome shotgun sequence contains the following coding sequences:
- the LOC118837929 gene encoding PC-esterase domain-containing protein 1A-like, protein MVPFLSSEVQQLLHNKFVVVLGDSIQRSVYKDLVLLLQKDSLLTEAQLRAKGELSFEQDRLMAGGQLGGLHNGTHYREVRQFLSSSGHHLLRFYFLTRVYSAYVEDILAEFERGPPPDLVIINSCLWDLSRYGGDAIRSYQENLECLFERMEQVLPASCLLVWTLAMPLAKRLTGGFLLPELRPATGSLRADVLEANFYCSMLAHGHGFDVLDLHFHFRHAVRHRSLDGIHWDQHAHRHVSQLLLAHVAEAWGVEAPCRSTHVREWGEVQSSLECPVQRPIGASSWRHPAQPPWRDPAQAAEEPRSWNESSLAAQEWSRLEQPVQTAPASWRGSSQRTERLLSFEPVAQQTDCPLTRLDRQLQPQVLPPSQVPPLPQPLPVHSPQVLPQDSCFFSDNPVLPGYLPLNYVAFSDSLPPPPPALDYTPAPCPPAQSVPRYGQRHNLVMSRVQRHVPNGPYSRSRQGGLSRQWFRHGQTQ, encoded by the coding sequence ATGGTTCCTTTCTTGTCGTCAGAGGTCCAGCAGCTGCTGCACAACAAGTTCGTGGTTGTCCTGGGAGACTCCATCCAGAGGTCCGTGTACAAGGACCTGGTACTTCTGTTGCAGAAAGACTCCCTACTGACGGAAGCCCAGCTCAGGGCCAAGGGGGAGCTGAGCTTCGAGCAGGACCGTCTGATGGcaggggggcagctgggtgggctACACAATGGGACTCATTATCGCGAGGTCCGCCAGTTCCTGTCCAGTTCAGGCCACCACCTCCTGCGATTCTATTTTCTCACCCGAGTCTATTCAGCTTATGTGGAGGATATCCTGGCTGAGTTTGAGCGGGGGCCACCTCCTGACCTGGTCATCATAAACTCCTGCCTCTGGGACCTCTCCAGGTATGGTGGCGATGCCATTAGAAGTTACCAGGAAAACTTGGAATGTTTGTTTGAAAGGATGGAACAAGTGCTGCCTGCCTCCTGCCTTCTGGTCTGGACCCTGGCCATGCCACTGGCTAAGCGCCTCACAGGAGGCTTTCTGCTGCCCGAGCTACGGCCAGCGACGGGCTCTCTACGTGCCGACGTGTTGGAAGCAAACTTCTACTGTTCAATGCTGGCACACGGGCACGGCTTCGATGTGCTTGATCTGCACTTCCACTTTCGACACGCAGTTCGGCATCGGAGTTTGGATGGCATCCACTGGGACCAGCATGCCCACCGCCACGTCTCACAGCTATTGCTGGCTCATGTGGCTGAGGCCTGGGGGGTAGAGGCTCCCTGCCGGAGTACCCATGTTAGGGAGTGGGGTGAGGTGCAGTCCTCCCTAGAATGCCCAGTCCAAAGGCCCATAGGAGCTTCATCCTGGAGGCATCCAGCACAGCCACCCTGGAGAGATCCAGCCCAGGCAGCTGAGGAACCTCGTTCTTGGAATGAGTCGTCACTTGCTGCCCAGGAGTGGTCCCGCTTGGAGCAGCCAGTACAAACGGCTCCTGCATCCTGGAGAGGTTCATCTCAGAGGACTGAGAGGTTGCTTTCCTTCGAGCCGGTAGCCCAACAGACTGATTGTCCCCTGACCCGGCTGGATAGGCAGCTCCAGCCCCAGGTCCTGCCTCCATCCCAAGTCCCGCCCTTGCCCCAACCCTTACCCGTCCATTCGCCTCAAGTCCTCCCTCAAGACAGCTGCTTCTTCTCAGATAATCCTGTCCTGCCTGGCTACCTCCCCCTCAACTACGTAGCCTTCAGTGATtccttacctcctcctcctcctgcgtTGGATTACACACCTGCCCCCTGTCCTCCTGCCCAATCTGTTCCTCGCTATGGACAGCGCCACAATCTGGTAATGAGTCGTGTCCAGCGCCATGTGCCTAATGGCCCATATAGCCGCTCAAGGCAGGGAGGCCTCAGTAGGCAGTGGTTCAGACATGGCCAAACACAATGA